The Halomonas sp. KG2 genome contains a region encoding:
- the gabT gene encoding 4-aminobutyrate--2-oxoglutarate transaminase: protein MSNAELNELKQKYVAAGAASPATAFADRAENAEIWDADGNRFIDFAGGIGVLNVGHRHPKVVAAVKAQLDKVMHTCQTVMPYEGYVKVAEKLSHLVPVRGHAKVMLANSGAEALENAVKIARAATGRSNVICFDGGYHGRTFYTMAMNGKVAPYQSDFGPMPGTVFRAPYPVPYHGVSEDEALRGLKMTLKTDANPKDTAAIVLEPVLGEGGFYPASKSFLEKIREICDEHGMLMIIDEVQSGFGRTGKMFAIEHSGVEPDIMTMAKSMADGMPISAIVGTDKVMDASGPNSLGGTYTGSPTACAAALAVMEVFEEENILEKSRALGEKLAARFGEWQTKFDCIDNVRNMGAMAAFELVSNKTDRTPNPELAAALCKKAREEGLILLSCGMYGNTIRFLMPVTIEDSVLNEGLDIIESCLESLV from the coding sequence ATGAGCAACGCCGAGCTAAACGAACTGAAGCAGAAGTATGTCGCAGCGGGCGCCGCCAGCCCCGCCACTGCTTTTGCGGATCGCGCTGAGAATGCTGAGATCTGGGACGCCGACGGCAATCGCTTTATCGACTTCGCAGGCGGTATTGGCGTTTTGAACGTAGGCCATCGCCATCCTAAAGTGGTTGCTGCGGTGAAAGCCCAGCTGGATAAGGTGATGCACACCTGCCAAACAGTGATGCCTTATGAAGGCTATGTAAAAGTTGCTGAAAAACTTAGCCACCTCGTACCGGTTCGCGGCCACGCCAAAGTAATGCTGGCTAACTCCGGTGCAGAAGCGTTGGAAAATGCCGTTAAAATTGCCCGCGCTGCCACCGGTCGCTCTAACGTCATTTGTTTTGACGGCGGTTATCACGGCCGAACGTTCTACACCATGGCCATGAACGGCAAAGTAGCTCCCTATCAAAGCGATTTTGGCCCGATGCCAGGCACGGTCTTCCGCGCGCCTTATCCGGTGCCCTACCACGGCGTCAGCGAAGACGAAGCCCTTCGTGGTCTGAAAATGACCCTGAAAACCGACGCCAACCCAAAAGACACCGCCGCGATTGTCTTGGAGCCGGTACTTGGCGAAGGCGGCTTCTATCCTGCATCGAAAAGCTTTCTGGAGAAGATCCGCGAAATTTGCGATGAGCATGGCATGCTGATGATCATCGACGAAGTGCAGTCTGGCTTTGGCCGAACCGGCAAAATGTTCGCCATTGAGCACAGCGGCGTTGAGCCGGACATCATGACCATGGCGAAAAGCATGGCTGACGGCATGCCAATCTCTGCGATTGTCGGCACCGATAAGGTCATGGACGCCTCAGGCCCCAACTCGCTCGGCGGCACCTATACCGGTAGCCCTACCGCCTGCGCCGCGGCACTGGCCGTGATGGAAGTATTCGAAGAGGAAAACATTCTTGAGAAAAGCCGAGCGCTGGGTGAAAAGCTAGCGGCTCGTTTTGGCGAGTGGCAGACCAAGTTCGACTGCATTGATAATGTACGCAACATGGGCGCTATGGCAGCGTTTGAACTGGTCTCGAACAAAACGGATCGCACGCCCAATCCAGAACTTGCCGCAGCGCTGTGTAAGAAAGCCCGTGAGGAAGGGTTGATCCTGCTCTCCTGCGGCATGTACGGCAATACGATTCGCTTTTTGATGCCTGTCACGATTGAAGACAGCGTCCTCAACGAAGGGCTGGATATTATCGAATCTTGCCTGGAGTCGCTGGTTTAA
- a CDS encoding EAL domain-containing protein translates to MGHCARVDGSCKRCEGDLPFDFTMAFQPIVDVSLARVVTHEALARGINGESAWSVISQVTDGLLYRFDQACRVKAIEMASALNMPTALSINFLPNAVYEPEACIQATLDISRRVGWPMERLIFEITETERVRDRQHLRNIIEAYREMGFKTALDDFGNGYANLDLLTDLTPDKLKIDRELVMNCDHDTRRQALFNSIILLAKELNMTLIAEGVETREEALWLARAGIVRQQGFFYAKPAINSLGPDLTSQLLDLREEVYAGLEASSY, encoded by the coding sequence ATGGGTCACTGCGCACGGGTAGACGGTAGCTGCAAACGATGCGAGGGGGACCTTCCTTTTGATTTCACTATGGCCTTTCAACCGATTGTAGACGTGTCACTTGCTCGCGTGGTGACACATGAGGCGCTTGCCAGAGGGATTAATGGCGAATCTGCCTGGAGCGTTATCTCTCAGGTGACTGACGGCCTACTGTATCGGTTTGATCAAGCTTGTCGCGTTAAAGCGATTGAGATGGCAAGCGCTTTGAATATGCCAACGGCGTTATCAATCAACTTTTTACCCAATGCTGTCTACGAACCGGAAGCCTGCATTCAAGCAACGCTTGATATTTCTCGACGCGTGGGATGGCCAATGGAGCGGCTAATTTTTGAAATCACTGAAACCGAACGCGTACGTGACCGCCAGCACCTGCGCAATATCATCGAAGCCTATCGCGAGATGGGCTTTAAAACAGCCCTTGATGACTTTGGCAATGGCTATGCCAACCTGGATCTGCTGACTGACCTAACACCGGACAAACTCAAAATCGACCGCGAGCTGGTGATGAACTGTGACCATGATACGCGTCGCCAAGCGCTGTTCAACTCCATCATTTTGCTAGCTAAAGAGTTGAACATGACGCTCATTGCCGAAGGGGTAGAAACACGCGAAGAAGCATTATGGCTAGCGCGGGCGGGCATTGTTCGTCAACAAGGCTTTTTCTACGCCAAGCCGGCTATTAATTCCTTAGGCCCAGACCTAACCTCACAATTATTAGACTTAAGAGAAGAGGTGTACGCAGGCTTAGAAGCATCAAGCTACTGA
- a CDS encoding CoA transferase: MSTAAKPLAGIKVLDISRVLAGPWCGQMLADMGADVIKVERPVSGDDTRHWGPPWLSGSSESAYYLCANRGKRSVTVDMAKPEGQALIKQLVATSDVLLENFKVGGLKKYGLDYESLKALNPRLIYCSITGFGQESPYAHRAGYDFMIQAMGGIMSLTGKPDHEPGGGPVKIGVAFTDIFTGLYAANAVLAALYQRRDSNVGCHIDMALMDVQVGVLANQALNYLTSGQVPQRLGNAHPNIVPYQAFATADGHMIVAVGNDEQFKRFCQVIDQPTLPLDPRFATNGARVQHRTVLAPLLEAVLLTQKTDEWLAAFEAAGVPSGPINTLDRVFDDPHVKARGLKQTLPHSQAGHVDLVANPIRINGESISAQTPPPSLGEHTQQVLDELGITSEQRHALQQAGII, from the coding sequence ATGAGCACAGCAGCCAAGCCACTAGCAGGCATCAAAGTACTCGATATTTCACGTGTACTGGCTGGCCCGTGGTGCGGGCAAATGCTCGCAGACATGGGGGCTGATGTGATCAAGGTAGAGCGCCCCGTCAGCGGCGATGATACTCGCCACTGGGGCCCTCCATGGCTCTCTGGCAGTTCAGAGTCGGCCTACTACCTCTGCGCCAACCGGGGCAAACGCTCGGTCACCGTCGATATGGCCAAGCCTGAAGGCCAGGCATTGATTAAGCAGCTCGTCGCCACCTCCGATGTGTTACTTGAAAACTTCAAAGTGGGCGGTTTGAAAAAGTACGGTCTGGACTATGAGAGCCTGAAGGCACTGAATCCTCGGCTTATCTACTGTTCAATCACCGGCTTTGGCCAGGAAAGCCCTTACGCACACCGCGCCGGTTACGACTTCATGATTCAGGCAATGGGCGGCATTATGAGCCTGACTGGCAAGCCTGATCATGAACCCGGCGGTGGCCCCGTCAAAATCGGCGTTGCCTTTACCGATATTTTCACCGGCCTATATGCCGCCAATGCCGTGCTGGCAGCGCTTTACCAGCGCCGCGATAGCAACGTTGGATGTCATATTGATATGGCGTTGATGGACGTGCAGGTGGGCGTACTGGCGAACCAAGCGCTCAACTACTTAACCTCCGGTCAAGTGCCTCAGCGGCTGGGGAATGCACATCCCAATATCGTTCCCTACCAAGCATTTGCCACTGCCGATGGCCATATGATTGTTGCCGTCGGTAATGACGAGCAGTTTAAGCGTTTCTGCCAAGTGATCGATCAGCCAACGTTGCCGCTGGACCCACGGTTCGCCACCAACGGCGCACGGGTGCAGCACCGCACTGTATTGGCTCCTCTACTGGAGGCTGTATTACTAACGCAGAAAACTGATGAATGGCTGGCTGCCTTTGAAGCCGCCGGTGTGCCTAGCGGGCCAATCAACACCTTGGATCGCGTCTTCGACGACCCCCATGTCAAAGCACGTGGCTTGAAGCAAACGCTTCCCCACAGCCAAGCCGGTCACGTCGATTTAGTCGCGAACCCTATCCGTATCAACGGCGAGTCCATCAGCGCTCAGACTCCCCCACCCTCACTGGGTGAGCACACGCAGCAGGTGCTTGACGAGCTTGGCATTACCAGCGAACAGCGCCACGCACTGCAACAAGCTGGCATTATTTAA
- a CDS encoding acyl-CoA dehydrogenase gives MTRFNWDDPLLLEHQLTDEERQIRDAAHDYCQENLQPRVLSAFREERFDREIMSEMGELGLLGATVAPEYGGSGVNHVAYGLIAREVERVDSGYRSAMSVQSSLVMYPIEAYGSEEQKHKYLPKLASGEMVGCFGLTEPDHGSDPGSMITRAEKVDGGYRLTGAKMWITNSPIADIAVVWAKSAAHDNQIKGFIVERGTEGFSTPKIEGKVSLRASITGEIVLDNAFVPEENLLPNVSGLKGPFGCLNKARYGIAWGVMGTAEFCWHAARQYTLDRKQFGRPLAANQLIQKKLADMQTEITLGLQAALQVGRLMDSGNWAPEMVSLIKRNNCGKALDIARQSRDMHGGNGVSDEYGVIRHMVNLESVNTYEGTHDVHALILGRAQTGIQAFF, from the coding sequence ATGACCCGCTTCAACTGGGACGACCCGCTGCTGCTCGAACACCAACTCACCGATGAAGAGCGCCAAATTCGTGATGCCGCTCACGACTACTGCCAGGAAAACCTGCAGCCACGCGTGCTGAGTGCTTTTCGTGAAGAGCGCTTTGATCGTGAGATCATGAGCGAGATGGGTGAGCTTGGCCTGCTGGGTGCCACTGTTGCCCCGGAATATGGCGGCTCAGGCGTGAACCATGTGGCCTACGGACTGATTGCCCGCGAAGTAGAGCGCGTTGATTCAGGCTACCGCTCAGCCATGAGCGTGCAGTCATCACTGGTGATGTACCCGATTGAAGCCTATGGCTCTGAAGAGCAGAAGCATAAATATTTACCTAAGCTCGCCAGCGGAGAAATGGTCGGCTGTTTTGGTTTAACCGAACCTGACCATGGCTCAGACCCTGGTTCAATGATCACTCGAGCAGAAAAAGTTGACGGCGGCTACCGCTTAACCGGTGCCAAAATGTGGATTACCAACAGCCCGATTGCCGATATTGCGGTGGTTTGGGCAAAGTCCGCCGCCCACGACAATCAAATCAAAGGCTTTATTGTTGAGCGCGGTACCGAAGGCTTCAGCACCCCCAAAATTGAAGGCAAGGTGTCGCTTCGCGCTTCCATCACCGGTGAAATCGTACTGGACAATGCCTTTGTCCCTGAAGAAAACCTATTGCCTAACGTTAGCGGTTTAAAAGGACCTTTCGGTTGCTTGAATAAAGCGCGTTATGGCATTGCCTGGGGCGTTATGGGCACCGCTGAGTTCTGTTGGCATGCCGCACGCCAATACACCTTAGACCGCAAACAGTTTGGCCGCCCGCTGGCTGCAAATCAGTTGATCCAGAAGAAACTCGCAGACATGCAAACCGAGATCACCCTGGGCTTACAGGCAGCACTACAGGTAGGTCGCCTGATGGATAGCGGCAATTGGGCACCGGAAATGGTCTCACTCATCAAACGCAATAACTGCGGTAAAGCGCTGGATATCGCTCGCCAGTCTCGCGACATGCACGGCGGCAACGGCGTTTCCGATGAGTACGGCGTTATTCGTCATATGGTGAACTTGGAATCGGTAAACACCTACGAAGGCACTCACGATGTACATGCCTTAATCTTGGGCCGTGCCCAGACCGGTATTCAGGCATTTTTCTAA
- the csiR gene encoding DNA-binding transcriptional regulator CsiR, whose translation MEHDAPRPNLAISAYRALKHDIIRGRYAPEEKLLMSRLKEYYGASTGPLREALSQLVADRLVIAISQRGYRVAPMSLAELNDIYDARAQLEGLILRLAIERGDDDWEANVLATAHRLAKVTEVSSPDELLDGWDLRHKAFHTAIASGCNSPHLLQMRDTLFDQVERYRHLWLQETVMSPQALEIKRQEHAALVDVILARDTEQAANLMRDHLMTPVPIITRVLEERGIN comes from the coding sequence ATGGAGCACGATGCGCCGCGCCCGAACCTAGCCATCAGTGCCTACCGCGCCCTGAAGCACGACATCATTCGCGGCCGTTATGCGCCTGAAGAGAAGCTTTTAATGAGCCGCCTCAAGGAGTATTACGGCGCCAGTACCGGTCCTCTACGCGAAGCGCTTTCCCAATTAGTTGCCGACCGCTTGGTGATTGCGATTAGCCAACGTGGCTATCGCGTTGCCCCCATGTCGCTGGCCGAGCTGAACGATATTTACGACGCACGCGCTCAGTTAGAGGGCCTGATTTTGCGCCTGGCCATTGAGCGCGGCGACGACGACTGGGAAGCCAATGTCCTCGCCACCGCTCATCGGCTAGCTAAAGTGACCGAGGTCAGCTCCCCCGATGAGCTGCTTGATGGCTGGGATTTGCGCCATAAGGCATTTCATACCGCCATTGCTAGCGGCTGCAACTCGCCACACCTGTTACAGATGCGCGACACGCTGTTTGATCAGGTAGAACGCTACCGCCACCTGTGGTTGCAGGAAACGGTGATGTCGCCCCAGGCACTTGAAATCAAAAGACAAGAGCATGCCGCCTTGGTAGACGTCATCCTGGCTCGTGATACAGAGCAAGCGGCCAACCTCATGCGTGATCACTTAATGACACCGGTCCCGATTATTACCCGTGTTCTCGAGGAACGAGGGATCAATTAA
- a CDS encoding TAXI family TRAP transporter solute-binding subunit translates to MRTLKYTVAASMLAVALPASAQQLSIATGGTGGVYYPIGGGFAEMINNHIEGAQATAEVTGASVENMGLIMRGDADLALALADTVYQAYNGSGDFDGRQIENTRALASVYPNAVQLVTLAESDIETIADLAGKRVSVGAPGSGTELNARAVLEANGISYEDFTPQRLNFNETADAIRDGDIDAGFWSVGPPTSSILNLAATRDIRLIGLSDEEVANAQEAEAVFAPYELAAGMYDGMDESVQTIGVPNVLVVNSDMDEELAYQLTQLLFENTDELIAVHPAANDTTIEFTMNSTPVPLHPGAIRYFEEVGADIPDRLRP, encoded by the coding sequence ATGCGAACTCTAAAATATACAGTGGCAGCATCCATGTTGGCTGTTGCACTTCCAGCCAGTGCGCAACAGCTTTCAATCGCGACCGGCGGTACCGGCGGGGTTTATTATCCGATCGGCGGTGGCTTCGCTGAAATGATTAATAACCATATTGAAGGCGCTCAGGCGACTGCTGAGGTTACTGGTGCCTCAGTTGAAAATATGGGGCTGATTATGCGTGGCGACGCCGATTTGGCGCTAGCGCTGGCAGACACGGTTTATCAGGCTTATAACGGCAGCGGCGACTTTGACGGTCGTCAGATTGAAAATACCCGTGCTCTGGCCTCTGTTTACCCGAATGCGGTGCAGTTGGTAACACTGGCTGAGTCGGATATCGAGACCATTGCTGACCTGGCTGGGAAACGCGTTTCCGTGGGTGCACCAGGCAGTGGCACCGAGCTAAATGCACGCGCCGTTTTGGAAGCCAACGGCATTAGTTATGAAGATTTTACCCCTCAGCGGCTTAATTTTAACGAAACCGCAGATGCCATTCGTGATGGTGATATCGACGCCGGTTTCTGGAGCGTTGGACCCCCCACCAGTTCTATTCTTAACCTTGCCGCTACCCGTGATATCCGCTTAATCGGCCTCTCCGATGAAGAAGTTGCCAACGCACAGGAAGCGGAGGCAGTGTTCGCGCCCTACGAGCTGGCAGCGGGTATGTATGACGGTATGGACGAGTCTGTTCAGACTATCGGTGTTCCTAACGTCTTGGTGGTGAATTCTGATATGGACGAAGAGCTCGCTTACCAACTGACTCAACTACTGTTTGAAAACACTGATGAGCTAATTGCTGTTCACCCGGCCGCCAACGACACTACCATTGAGTTCACCATGAACTCTACGCCTGTGCCGTTGCATCCGGGAGCGATTCGCTACTTTGAAGAAGTAGGAGCGGATATTCCTGATCGTCTGCGCCCTTAA
- a CDS encoding DUF1850 domain-containing protein, which translates to MQWQQRLMALLFACLPLTEVGASPASVNASMRLAVVTEQGDVLVDALVPSEGRWCIQWRHSVEHFTVLDCYRNAAGVMQLERSHQPDFAAGLGHIFGRGEQVSDGEGGYWINAINEPVANNRYALRVGSPAVNHQVVWLNGEHSPVSLSEYAAGQRVIIQLLSPSTAPRE; encoded by the coding sequence ATGCAGTGGCAACAACGACTGATGGCGCTACTTTTTGCATGTCTACCGCTCACCGAAGTGGGGGCTTCCCCCGCTTCGGTGAATGCGTCTATGCGTTTAGCTGTAGTGACTGAACAAGGCGATGTTCTAGTGGATGCGCTGGTGCCTTCAGAAGGGCGCTGGTGTATCCAGTGGCGACACTCTGTTGAGCACTTTACGGTACTGGATTGTTATCGTAATGCGGCAGGCGTTATGCAACTTGAGCGTAGTCATCAACCAGACTTTGCCGCAGGGCTTGGTCATATCTTTGGCCGTGGGGAACAAGTCTCAGATGGTGAGGGCGGTTATTGGATTAATGCTATTAATGAGCCCGTAGCAAATAACCGTTATGCATTAAGAGTCGGTTCTCCTGCCGTCAATCACCAAGTGGTGTGGCTGAATGGTGAGCATTCACCGGTGAGTTTAAGTGAGTACGCAGCCGGGCAACGTGTGATTATCCAATTATTATCACCTAGCACCGCTCCGCGTGAATAA
- a CDS encoding TRAP transporter permease: protein MNESTPPPVVMPGANAMQPRMVLWCITVVAVGLSLFQLYSAGIQPLGLFYQRSIHLALIMLLAFLMFPVFGPTRKRGVLGWGIDLIFFAGALTTGGYLVLFLDEIINRAGFWSDTDILVACIATVTVLEASRRAVGFGMTVIGLLAIIYAFAGPRGELPWLGEWMPGILEHRGYTLERVAGQLYLGQEGIFGLPLGVAATYIFIFVLFGAFLESTGAGKFFIDMAYAATGRQRGGPAKAAVLASAGMGSISGSAIANVVTTGAFTIPLMKKLGYQPKQAGGIEAAASTGGQIMPPLMGAGAFLIAEYTNTPYLEIVKVSILPAIMYFATVYLFVHIIALKQGMQGLAKSELPQMRQVMIDGWHFLLPLAVLVWLLAMSMSPMRVGYYAVVTIIAVAVLRYALWYFFIAPKQGQPVTMSRTKSVVWAGLVKLVQGLELGARNAVAVSMACAVAGIIVGVVGLTGLGLKFSSMMLAFSGGNLVLALVMVLLASLILGMGLPVTASYIVLIVLVGPALTAEFGVPLLIAHLVVFWYSQDSNVTPPIALAGFAGAAIAGSKPMETGFQAWKFAKGLYLIPLFMVFNPEIIVGGPVPVVVWNALIAILALCAFAAALEGYLFTKMSWLPRLAIGAAIFGVFYPNLLTEIAGVVVMIAAIGANWFASKRERLPMDG, encoded by the coding sequence ATGAACGAATCCACTCCACCGCCGGTTGTGATGCCCGGCGCGAATGCGATGCAGCCCCGCATGGTTCTGTGGTGTATCACCGTGGTTGCGGTGGGGCTTTCACTCTTCCAGCTCTATTCTGCTGGTATCCAGCCCCTTGGGCTTTTCTATCAACGCAGTATTCACTTAGCGTTGATTATGCTGCTGGCATTTTTGATGTTTCCTGTGTTTGGGCCAACGCGCAAACGTGGAGTGCTGGGGTGGGGCATTGATCTAATTTTCTTTGCTGGGGCTTTGACTACCGGTGGCTATCTGGTGCTCTTTTTGGATGAGATTATCAATCGAGCCGGCTTCTGGAGTGACACCGATATTTTAGTGGCCTGTATTGCGACGGTTACTGTGTTGGAAGCAAGTCGTCGAGCCGTTGGGTTTGGCATGACGGTGATCGGCCTACTTGCCATTATCTACGCATTTGCAGGGCCTAGGGGCGAACTGCCATGGCTAGGCGAATGGATGCCCGGCATTTTAGAGCATCGTGGCTATACCTTGGAGCGCGTCGCAGGGCAGCTCTATTTAGGACAAGAAGGCATCTTTGGTTTGCCTTTGGGAGTTGCGGCGACCTACATCTTTATATTTGTACTCTTTGGTGCCTTTTTGGAAAGCACTGGCGCTGGCAAGTTCTTTATTGATATGGCCTATGCTGCCACTGGCCGCCAGCGGGGCGGCCCTGCGAAAGCTGCCGTGCTGGCTTCAGCCGGTATGGGCTCTATTTCGGGTAGTGCGATTGCCAACGTGGTGACCACCGGGGCATTTACCATTCCGCTGATGAAAAAGCTGGGCTATCAGCCAAAGCAGGCGGGAGGAATAGAAGCAGCCGCCTCTACCGGTGGGCAAATTATGCCGCCTTTAATGGGGGCCGGGGCGTTTTTAATTGCGGAATATACCAACACGCCCTATTTGGAAATCGTGAAAGTCAGCATTCTGCCGGCGATTATGTACTTTGCAACGGTGTATCTATTTGTCCATATCATTGCATTGAAGCAGGGAATGCAGGGATTGGCGAAAAGCGAGTTGCCGCAAATGCGCCAAGTCATGATAGATGGCTGGCACTTCCTGCTTCCTCTAGCGGTACTAGTGTGGCTGCTAGCGATGAGTATGTCGCCAATGCGCGTGGGGTATTACGCCGTGGTCACCATCATCGCTGTGGCGGTTCTTCGTTATGCGCTTTGGTACTTCTTTATTGCTCCCAAGCAAGGTCAGCCGGTCACCATGAGCCGCACCAAAAGTGTGGTGTGGGCGGGGCTCGTTAAGTTGGTTCAGGGGTTGGAGCTGGGTGCGCGGAATGCCGTTGCGGTTTCTATGGCTTGTGCCGTGGCGGGGATTATTGTCGGCGTTGTGGGCCTGACAGGGCTAGGGTTGAAGTTTTCCTCAATGATGCTGGCTTTTTCTGGCGGCAACCTAGTGTTGGCGTTGGTGATGGTGCTGCTGGCAAGCTTGATTTTGGGGATGGGGCTGCCGGTTACCGCGAGCTATATTGTCTTGATTGTGCTGGTGGGCCCAGCGTTGACCGCTGAGTTTGGAGTGCCGCTACTGATTGCTCACTTAGTGGTGTTCTGGTACTCCCAAGATTCCAATGTGACACCGCCTATCGCCCTGGCCGGTTTTGCGGGGGCCGCAATTGCAGGCAGTAAACCCATGGAGACTGGCTTCCAAGCTTGGAAATTTGCCAAAGGTCTCTATTTAATTCCGCTATTTATGGTGTTTAATCCAGAAATCATTGTCGGTGGCCCCGTGCCAGTGGTGGTTTGGAATGCGCTGATTGCTATTTTGGCACTGTGTGCATTTGCTGCCGCGCTTGAAGGTTATCTATTTACCAAGATGTCTTGGTTGCCGCGTTTGGCGATTGGCGCTGCTATTTTCGGGGTTTTCTACCCAAATCTGCTAACGGAAATTGCGGGCGTGGTGGTGATGATTGCCGCGATTGGTGCCAACTGGTTTGCCAGCAAGCGAGAACGTCTGCCGATGGACGGCTAA